The following are encoded together in the Bos indicus x Bos taurus breed Angus x Brahman F1 hybrid chromosome 24, Bos_hybrid_MaternalHap_v2.0, whole genome shotgun sequence genome:
- the MBD2 gene encoding methyl-CpG-binding domain protein 2 isoform X2, whose amino-acid sequence MRAHPGGGRCCPEQEEGESAAGGSGAGGGSAIEQGGPGCALAPSPVSGARREGARGGGRGRGRWKPAGRGGGGGGVCGRGRGRGRGRGRGRGRGRGRGRPPSGGGGLGGDGGGGGGGGGGGGGAPRREPVPFPSGSAGPGPRGPRAAESGKRMDCPALPPGWKKEEVIRKSGLSAGKSDVYYFSPSGKKFRSKPQLARYLGNTVDLSSFDFRTGKMMPSKLQKNKQRLRNDPLNQNKLRWTARHPAPWHVLSRLCLLMCCFLCLECASPLPLHLVTCSSSKAQLHCLRLCEACPAPSPGARPSSRRPPGAWPRGLGCRSAAARL is encoded by the exons atgCGCGCGCACCCGGGGGGAGGCCGCTGCTGCCcggagcaggaggagggggagagcgCGGCGGGCGGCAGCGGCGCTGGCGGCGGCTCCGCCATCGAGCAGGGGGGCCCGGGCTGCGCGCTCGCCCCGTCCCCGGTGAGCGGCGCGCGCAGGGAGGGCGCGCGGGGCGGCGGCCGTGGCCGGGGGCGGTGGAAGCCGGCGggccggggcggcggcggcggcggcgtctGTGGCCgtggccggggccggggccgtgGCCGGGgacggggccggggccggggccggggccgcggCCGTCCcccgagcggcggcggcggccttggcggcgacggcggcggcggcggaggcggcggaggaggcggcggcggcgccccCCGGCGGGAGCCGGTCCCTTTCCCGTCGGGGAGCGCGGGGCCAGGGCCCCGGGGACCCCGGGCCGCGGAGAGCGGGAAGAGGATGGACTGCCCGGCCCTCCCCCCCGGATGGAAGAAGGAGGAAGTGATCCGAAAATCTGGGCTCAGCGCCGGCAAGAGCGATGTCTACTACTTCAG TCCGAGTGGTAAGAAGTTCAGAAGCAAACCTCAGTTGGCAAGGTATCTGGGAAATACTGTTGACCTCAGCAGTTTTGACTTCAGAACTGGAAAGATGATGCCTAGTAAATTACAGAAGAACAAACAGAGACTGCGGAATGATCCTCTCAATCAGAATAAG CTGCGCTGGACTGCTCGTCATCCTGCACCGTGGCATGTGCTTTCAAGACTCTGCTTGCTCAtgtgctgtttcctctgcttggaaTGTGCTTCCCCCCTTCCCCTCCATCTGGTGACCTGCTCCTCATCCAAGGCCCAGCTCCATTGTCTCCGTCTCTGTGAAGCCTGCCCTGCACCCTCGCCCGGAGCCAGGCCCTCCTCCCGTAGGCCTCCTGGTGCTTGGCCACGAGGCCTTGGCTGTCGGTCTGCGGCAGCTAGACTGTGA